Proteins from a genomic interval of Musa acuminata AAA Group cultivar baxijiao chromosome BXJ1-9, Cavendish_Baxijiao_AAA, whole genome shotgun sequence:
- the LOC103998806 gene encoding uncharacterized protein LOC103998806, giving the protein MAEEGKPDAQLFQLLSTLLEEVETLSNQEEVELRAKIEALGLEVTKVPPKPSKHLDELEIAEELDKLSAKLDEVDQMISSAMAADPQVQSLLSSTADVWMPVITANADERRAFTVTDGESSHEEQPVLPSQ; this is encoded by the exons ATGGCGGAAGAGGGCAAGCCCGACGCCCAGCTGTTCCAGCTTCTCTCCACGCTCCTCGAAGAG GTCGAGACTTTGAGCAACCAAGAAGAAGTTGAACTCCGAGCCAAGATAGAAGCACTTGGATTAGAAGTCACCAAGGTCCCTCCTAAACCATCTAAGCATCTCGATGAG CTTGAAATAGCTGAGGAGTTGGATAAGCTCTCGGCAAAGCTCGATGAAGTTGACCAGATGATATCCTCAGCTATGGCTGCAGATCCTCAGGTGCAGTCTCTCTTGAGCAGCACCGCTGATGTTTGGATGCCGGTCATCACCGCAAATGCCGATGAAAGGCGAGCTTTCACTGTTACAGATGGTGAGAGCAGTCATGAAGAGCAACCGGTTCTTCCCAGTCAATGA
- the LOC135593699 gene encoding uncharacterized protein LOC135593699, with protein MNDPSQMLSRGFGIWPPPADDPMGFPGQPRPPPFAAVGGGGKPGRMSWKGTKAAVAGGVVGAAGGTVSGYNPLGLGEHQFQNRAKARRFYPKKKFVRFAPFAPRNTTSFIMRAKKAGGIASLVSPCPVTPAILPTPKFSPTRECLVDMAKEEWGLDGYGSMKDLIRLRSSNGFEIRAGGGEEEEDEVAELSSESDVDQYLDQHLELERRLDHDVSRFEMVYPWAEHVSGVTTYVLENRMDNQDAHIARLEEENFTLKERLFLMEREMGDLRRKLQLLETRCHQGEEHNNNRDTRNMNGSTHEEASESEVGGDAC; from the coding sequence ATGAACGATCCGTCACAGATGTTGAGCCGCGGTTTCGGGATCTGGCCGCCTCCGGCGGACGATCCCATGGGGTTCCCGGGCCAGCCTCGGCCGCCTCCCTTCGCGGCCGTTGGCGGGGGCGGTAAGCCCGGCCGTATGAGCTGGAAGGGCACTAAGGCGGCAGTGGCCGGAGGAGTCGTCGGCGCGGCCGGCGGCACTGTCTCCGGATACAACCCTCTCGGCCTTGGCGAGCACCAGTTCCAGAACCGCGCCAAGGCCCGGCGGTTCTACCCCAAGAAGAAGTTCGTGCGCTTCGCCCCCTTCGCCCCTCGGAATACGACCTCCTTCATCATGCGCGCCAAGAAGGCTGGCGGGATCGCGTCGCTGGTGTCGCCGTGCCCCGTGACGCCGGCGATCCTCCCGACGCCGAAGTTCTCGCCAACCCGTGAATGCCTCGTCGATATGGCCAAGGAGGAGTGGGGCTTGGATGGGTATGGCTCGATGAAGGACCTGATCCGGCTACGGTCGTCCAACGGCTTCGAGATCAGGGCAGGaggcggagaggaggaggaggacgaggtcgCCGAGTTGTCGAGCGAGAGTGATGTTGACCAGTACCTGGATCAGCACTTGGAACTAGAGAGGCGGTTGGACCATGATGTGAGCCGATTTGAGATGGTGTACCCCTGGGCGGAACATGTGTCGGGCGTCACCACCTATGTGCTGGAAAATAGGATGGATAACCAGGACGCGCACATAGCGAGGCTGGAGGAGGAGAACTTTACGCTTAAGGAGAGGCTTTTCCTGATGGAGAGGGAGATGGGAGACCTTAGGAGGAAGCTGCAGTTGCTCGAGACTCGATGCCACCAGGGAGAGGAACACAATAACAATAGGGACACCAGGAACATGAACGGGAGCACACACGAGGAGGCTTCAGAGAGTGAAGTGGGTGGGGATGCGTGCTGA